In Drosophila innubila isolate TH190305 chromosome 2R unlocalized genomic scaffold, UK_Dinn_1.0 1_C_2R, whole genome shotgun sequence, the following are encoded in one genomic region:
- the LOC117784198 gene encoding 23 kDa integral membrane protein produces MGCTSGCFKCFLNILNTVFALFGLLIISIATLSLQQAPTVYITYLYVIGGIVFVASIIGCCGICQESVCLTTTYGFILFALLIVQLLGLLGKNFDEDYIKQFAVEDVNAKWNLEVIKPGAMDKIQRTYECCGLNGPDDYVSIGRPTLPKSCYPEEKTSIPFYATGCLSAAADEFLRFFNYANISKWGSFGITALLCFCSFYLARRFRRERLRYSYHY; encoded by the exons ATGGGCTGTACTTCCGGTTGCTTTAAGTGTTTCCTCAACATTCTAAACACAGTTTTTGCG CTCTTTGGCCTGTTGATAATAAGCATAGCTACATTGAGTCTGCAACAAGCACCTACGGTTTATATTACCTATCTGTATGTGATTGGCGGCATTGTGTTTGTGGCATCCATTATCGGCTGCTGTGGCATCTGTCAGGAGAGCGTCTGTTTGACCACAACG TATGGATTCATATTGTTTGCATTGCTTATTGTGCAATTGTTGGGCTTGTTGGGAAAGAACTTTGATGAGGATTACATCAAGCAGTTTGCTGTCGAAGATGTGAATGCTAAATGGAACTTAGAGGTGATCAAACCTGGCGCAATGGACAAGATACAGCGAACG TACGAATGCTGTGGCCTTAATGGACCAGATGATTACGTAAGCATCGGACGTCCAACACTGCCGAAAAGTTGTTATCCAGAAGAGAAGACAAGTATTCCCTTCTATGCCACAGGTTGTTTATCTGCAGCTGCTGATGAATTTCTCAGATTCTTCAACTATGCGAACATCAGCAAATGGGGCTCATTTGGCATCACA GCTTTGCTGTGCTTCTGTTCCTTCTATTTAGCGCGACGTTTTCGCCGGGAACGCCTGAGATACTCTTATCATTATTAA
- the LOC117784093 gene encoding tetraspanin-6, with protein sequence MEKTFAITPWKYALLTTCILISALNILFFSCGVVTWGSASSIYGGYAAALCGAAVFAAAFLGVYVSLKESYKYSIYYLICTTLVMTLLATYFFTYSSMREQLLRQFEDRVKRLFDEKSIHDDTMQPIHSLFRCCGLEGPQDYLAKEEGALPGSCCYAADCSKSWNINDEGCATKAPRLLQLQSDINYYTCIAMFALEILGVFSAYFMGKARKLIKTKDDETPINEN encoded by the exons ATGGAGAAGACATTTGCCATAACACCGTGGAAATATGCACTGCTCACAACATGCATTCTAATTTCG GCTCTTAACATATTATTCTTCTCGTGTGGCGTTGTCACCTGGGGCTCTGCCTCTTCGATCTATGGTGGCTATGCGGCAGCTTTATGTGGTGCCGCAGTCTTTGCCGCCGCCTTTCTGGGCGTGTATGTATCACTCAAAGAGTCCTACAAGTATTccatatat TATTTGATCTGCACCACATTGGTAATGACGCTGCTGGCCACTTACTTTTTTACCTATTCCTCGATGCGGGAACAATTGCTGCGTCAGTTTGAGGATCGTGTGAAGCGTTTATTTGACGAGAAGTCGATTCATGATGATACCATGCAGCCCATACACAGCCTATTCCGCTGCTGTGGCCTGGAGGGACCGCAGGATTATTTGGCCAAGGAGGAGGGCGCTTTGCCCGGCAGCTGCTGTTATGCGGCTGATTGCAGCAAATCCTGGAATATCAATGACGAAGGTTGTGCCACAAAGGCGCCACGTCTGTTGCAGCTACAGTCAGATATCAATTACTACACTTGCATTGCCATGTTCGCTCTAGAG ATATTGGGAGTTTTCTCTGCCTATTTTATGGGCAAGGCACGCAAGTTGATCAAGACAAAGGACGATGAGACTCCCATAAATGAGAATTAA
- the LOC117784006 gene encoding tetraspanin-6, with protein sequence MGLSDTTVKHLLLLLNFVYAVLGLLLIGFGIFFLAYVTTISIGENVAGGLIIGLGVVIIIIAIFGCLAAIHEAPRRLLIYVVAVVVLILTQLLFLSMVSNGTKDGISGSINEGFEKLWDMERNETGALSYYESWLHCCGVNNSEDYFVIHHAVPKSCCIDQKCIDDSSLYKVGCKSKFVEYLDDRLLVFKIVSWLLILGEAVGASLGWFLLTGLKNQDRRNNAVWM encoded by the exons ATGGGTCTGTCGGATACTACAGTGAAGCatctgctgcttctgctcaACTTTGTGTATGCG GTGCTCGGTTTGCTGCTCATTGGATTTGGCATATTCTTTCT AGCCTACGTCACGACGATTAGCATTGGTGAGAATGTCGCTGGCGGTCTGATAATCGGCCTGGGCGTCGTCATCATAATCATTGCCATCTTTGGCTGCTTGGCTGCCATACATGAAGCGCCAAGGCGACTCTTGATA TATGTTGTGGCCGTGGTGGTGTTGATACTCACACAACTGCTGTTTCTTAGCATGGTATCGAACGGCACTAAGGATGGCATCTCAGGTAGCATCAATGAGGGCTTTGAGAAATTGTGGGATATGGAGCGCAATGAAACCGGCGCATTGTCATACTATGAGAGCTGGTTGCATTGCTGTGGTGTCAACAACTCCGAGGACTATTTTGTCATACATCATGCGGTGCCCAAGAGCTGTTGCATTGACCAAAAATGCATTGACGACTCCAGTCTCTACAAAGTGGGCTGCAAGTCGAAATTCGTCGAGTACTTGGATGACCGGCTATTGGTTTTCAAGATTGTCAGTTGGCTGCTCATCTTGGGAGAG GCTGTAGGCGCTTCCCTTGGTTGGTTCCTGCTAACCGGACTTAAGAACCAGGATCGACGCAACAATGCTGTCTGGATGTAA